One part of the Dioscorea cayenensis subsp. rotundata cultivar TDr96_F1 chromosome 2, TDr96_F1_v2_PseudoChromosome.rev07_lg8_w22 25.fasta, whole genome shotgun sequence genome encodes these proteins:
- the LOC120269478 gene encoding uncharacterized protein LOC120269478, translating into MKEAIRMVPESIYDPEFPDTSHFRSGRGCHSALRRIKEEWGTSRWFLEFDIRKCFHTIDRHRFISIFKEEIDDPKFFYSTKKLFSAGRLVGGERGPYSVPHSVLLSALPGNIYLHKLDQEIGRIRQKHEIPLVLRIRSVLLRTGRRIDDQENSGEEASFNAPQDNRAIIVGRVKSIQRKATFHSLVSSWHTPPTSTPRRRGDQKRPLVFPPSAALAAFLNKPSSLLCAALLIEAAGLTPKAEFYGREGFNKNLAMRDLIKYCKRRGPQIELGGEAILVIRSERRLARKLAPLKTHDLLIRICYARYADDLLLGIVGAVELLIEIQKRITHFLQSGLNLWVGSAESTTIAARSTVEFPGTVIREAPPGTTPIQFLRELEKRLRVKHRIHITACHLLSAIHSKFRDPGYSIPIKELTKGMSGRGRLLDAVQLAETLGTAGVRSPQVSVLWGAVKHIRQESRGISFLHSSGRSNVPSGVQQAVSRSGMRKVSLYTPAGRKAAGEGGGHWAGSFSSEFPIQIEAPIKKILRRLRDRGLISRRRPRPIHVASLTNVSDGDIVNRSAGIAISPLSYYRCRDNLCQVRTIVDHQIRWSAIFTPAHKHKSSARNIIPKYPKDSNSNIVNQEGGKTLAEFPNSIELGKLGPGQDPNKDGALNYI; encoded by the coding sequence ATGAAAGAAGCGATCAGAATGGTACCCGAATCCATTTACGATCCCGAGTTTCCAGACACATCGCACTTCCGCTCGGGTCGAGGCTGCCACTCGGCCCTAAGACGGATCAAAGAAGAGTGGGGAACCTCTCGCTGGTTTTTGGAATTCGACATCCGGAAGTGTTTTCACACCATCGACCGACATCGATTCATCTCAATCTTTAAGGAAGAGATCGACGATCCCAAGTTCTTTTACTCCACTAAGAAACTGTTTTCCGCCGGACGACTCGTAGGAGGTGAGAGGGGCCCTTACTCCGTCCCACACAGTGTACTACTATCGGCCCTACCAGGCAACATCTACCTACACAAGCTCGATCAGGAGATAGGGAGGATCCGACAGAAGCACGAAATTCCTCTTGTTCTGAGAATCAGATCGGTTCTATTAAGGACAGGTCGTCGTATTGATGACCAAGAAAACTCTGGAGAAGAAGCAAGCTTCAACGCTCCCCAAGACAACAGAGCCATCATTGTGGGGAGGGTAAAGAGCATCCAACGCAAAGCGACCTTTCATTCCCTTGTTTCGTCGTGGCACACCCCCCCCACAAGCACCCCCCGGCGAAGGGGGGACCAGAAAAGGCCTTTGGTTTTCCCCCCTTCAGCGGCCCTTGCCGCTTTCCTTAACAAGCCCTCGAGCCTCCTTTGCGCCGCCTTGCTCATAGAAGCCGCCGGGTTGACCCCGAAGGCCGAATTCTATGGTAGAGAAGGCTTTAATAAGAATTTGGCCATGAGAGACCTTATTAAATATTGCAAAAGAAGGGGCCCGCAGATAGAGCTGGGCGGGGAGGCGATACTAGTTATCAGGTCAGAGAGACGCCTGGCCCGTAAGCTGGCCCCCTTAAAAACCCATGACTTATTAATAAGGATTTGTTACGCGCGATATGCCGACGACTTACTACTGGGAATCGTGGGTGCCGTAGAGCTTCTCATAGAAATACAAAAACGTATCACCCACTTCCTACAATCCGGCCTGAACCTTTGGGTAGGCTCTGCAGAATCAACAACCATAGCTGCACGGAGTACGGTAGAATTCCCCGGTACGGTCATTCGGGAAGCCCCTCCGGGGACGACCCCCATACAATTCTTGCGAGAGCTGGAGAAGCGTCTACGGGTAAAGCACCGTATCCATATAACTGCTTGCCACCTACTCTCCGCCATCCATTCCAAGTTTAGGGACCCAGGTTATAGTATCCCGATCAAAGAGCTGACGAAGGGGATGAGCGGAAGAGGTCGTCTACTGGACGCGGTTCAACTAGCGGAGACTCTTGGAACAGCTGGAGTAAGAAGTCCCCAAGTTAGCGTATTATGGGGGGCCGTCAAGCACATCCGGCAAGAATCAAGGGGGATCTCGTTCTTGCATAGCTCAGGTCGGAGCAACGTCCCATCGGGCGTTCAACAGGCAGTCTCACGGTCAGGCATGAGGAAGGTTTCATTGTATACTCCCGCGGGTCGGAAGGCGGCGGGGGAAGGAGGGGGACACTGGGCGGGATCTTTCAGCAGCGAATTCCCCATACAGATAGAGGCGCCTATCAAAAAGATACTCCGAAGGCTTCGGGATCGAGGTCTCATTAGCCGAAGAAGACCCAGGCCAATCCACGTGGCCTCTTTGACGAACGTCAGCGACGGAGACATAGTAAATCGGTCCGCGGGCATCGCGATAAGTCCTCTGTCCTACTACAGGTGCCGCGACAACCTTTGCCAAGTCCGAACGATTGTCGACCACCAGATTCGCTGGTCTGCTATATTCACCCCAGCCCACAAGCACAAATCTTCGGCGCGGAATATAATCCCAAAGTACCCCAAAGActcaaattcaaatatagtaaatcAAGAAGGTGGTAAGACCCTTGCGGAGTTCCCAAACAGCATAGAGCTTGGGAAGCTCGGACCCGGTCAAGATCCGAACAAGGACGGAGCACTCAActacatttaa